The Hymenobacter baengnokdamensis genome includes a region encoding these proteins:
- a CDS encoding 7TM diverse intracellular signaling domain-containing protein — protein sequence MRFWLFLLLSLWPATRCLAAQRVPATAAPPALLLRDTTQTYQLSPLLELLPDPPGAPLSLAQVLSAPYASRFRRSPELIPNTAGSHTYWVRWQLGNALDTRTQWVLSMRAFLTSFDLFTVDKRGRVVRAQHLDPDYTWAALHALPGRRFNIALTLPSGQLRTFYLHSAGSIYNFQICERTQLLQLFREGDVWETLFFGTFLVLVVYNLLLFLAIRDRTYLYYVLYASSFALLQAQATGYLRQWLAPILAAPALTSQHIDLLEGLLLGATLFTGILTVRSFLETGRLAPRLDRALRVVAYFTPLPLLAAFVPYDWSGWLAPLVALAVSAALLAAGIAVTLTGYRPARYYMAGWTLVLLAVIAFYLRTLRLLPVSFFTEYGIRVTSALDVILLSLGLADRINVARRERQLAQEATIAALREKDDVREQATRELTRHAAQLQHAYQELQTSLQTTDKLQSLDELKTRFFTNISHELRTPLTLILAPLEQLVADTRADHPAAAEYELMHHQARRLLQLVNQLLDVARLEAGQLRLRAVPTDLHRFVRTHTAAFSSLAASRGLHLLIEADGPAVEAWVEPDQLEKILGNLLSNALKFTPASGTVRVRLYADGQEAVLQVQDTGPGIAPGHLGRIFERFQQADDSLTRPYGGSGVGLALVKELVQLHQGQVRVQSTLGQGTTFEVRLRLGCAHLTPEQMAQPTAAEVPATTALAERPGPTERSARTAADTSGSRPLVLIVEDHPDMRQYLRTCLAADYRVLLAPDGPAGLAAAHTHNPDLVVSDLMMPGLDGLGLCERLKADEATSHIPVVLLTARTTDESRLAGLELGADDYLTKPFRPVELRARVRNLIQQRQLLRRRFGQEMTLQPRDIAITSVDAHFLTRALEVVEAHLADPDFSVDQFADALHLSRMQLHRKLKALADQPATEFIRTVRLRRAAQLLAATAGNVGEVCYQVGFQHLSYFTKCFRELYGYPPSEHAARQAALTE from the coding sequence ATGCGGTTTTGGCTATTTCTACTTCTGAGCCTGTGGCCGGCCACCCGGTGCCTGGCAGCGCAGCGCGTGCCGGCTACGGCGGCCCCGCCCGCCCTGCTATTGCGCGATACGACCCAGACGTATCAGCTTTCGCCGCTGTTAGAGTTGCTGCCCGACCCGCCCGGCGCGCCGCTGAGCCTGGCTCAGGTGCTGTCGGCGCCCTATGCGAGCCGCTTTCGGCGCAGCCCCGAGCTTATTCCCAATACTGCCGGCAGCCACACGTACTGGGTACGGTGGCAGCTCGGCAACGCGCTCGACACACGCACCCAATGGGTACTGAGCATGCGGGCTTTCCTGACCAGCTTCGACCTGTTTACGGTAGACAAGCGAGGCCGGGTGGTACGGGCTCAGCACCTCGACCCCGACTACACCTGGGCGGCGCTGCACGCGCTACCGGGCCGGCGGTTCAACATCGCCCTGACGCTGCCCAGCGGGCAGCTCCGCACCTTTTACTTGCATTCAGCCGGCAGTATATATAACTTCCAGATTTGCGAGCGCACGCAGCTGCTGCAGCTGTTTCGGGAGGGAGACGTGTGGGAAACGCTTTTTTTTGGCACCTTCCTGGTACTGGTGGTGTACAATCTGCTGCTTTTTCTGGCTATCCGCGACCGCACCTACCTCTACTACGTGCTGTATGCCAGCAGCTTTGCGCTTTTACAAGCGCAGGCCACCGGCTACCTTCGCCAGTGGCTGGCGCCGATACTGGCCGCGCCGGCTCTGACCAGCCAGCACATCGACCTACTGGAGGGCCTGCTGCTGGGAGCTACGCTGTTTACCGGCATTCTCACGGTGCGCTCCTTTCTGGAAACCGGGCGCCTTGCGCCGCGGCTCGACCGGGCGCTGCGAGTAGTTGCTTACTTTACGCCCCTGCCCCTGCTGGCTGCGTTCGTACCCTATGACTGGAGTGGCTGGCTGGCGCCCCTGGTGGCGCTGGCCGTGAGCGCGGCGCTGCTGGCCGCCGGCATCGCCGTCACCCTCACCGGCTACCGGCCGGCGCGGTATTATATGGCCGGCTGGACGCTGGTACTGCTCGCCGTTATCGCGTTTTACCTGCGCACGCTGCGGCTGCTGCCCGTATCGTTTTTTACCGAATATGGTATTCGGGTTACCTCGGCGCTCGATGTAATTCTGCTCTCGCTGGGGCTGGCCGACCGCATCAACGTGGCCCGGCGCGAGCGGCAGCTGGCTCAGGAGGCCACTATTGCGGCGCTGCGCGAAAAGGATGACGTGCGCGAGCAGGCCACGCGCGAGCTGACCCGCCATGCGGCGCAGCTGCAGCACGCTTACCAGGAGCTGCAAACCAGCCTGCAAACCACCGATAAGCTGCAAAGCCTGGATGAGCTAAAGACGCGCTTTTTTACCAATATCAGCCACGAGCTGCGCACGCCACTCACGCTTATTCTGGCCCCGCTCGAACAGCTCGTGGCTGATACCCGCGCCGACCATCCGGCGGCGGCCGAGTACGAGCTGATGCACCACCAGGCCCGGCGCCTGCTTCAGCTTGTCAATCAGCTGCTCGACGTGGCCCGCCTTGAGGCAGGCCAGCTCCGGCTCCGGGCAGTGCCCACCGACCTGCACCGCTTCGTGCGCACCCACACGGCGGCTTTTAGCTCGCTGGCCGCCAGCCGCGGCCTGCACCTGCTTATTGAGGCCGATGGCCCCGCCGTGGAAGCCTGGGTAGAGCCCGACCAGCTGGAAAAAATCCTGGGTAATCTGCTCAGCAATGCCCTGAAATTTACGCCAGCCAGTGGCACGGTGCGCGTGCGGCTTTATGCCGACGGCCAGGAGGCCGTGCTTCAGGTACAGGATACCGGGCCGGGTATTGCCCCCGGGCACCTGGGCCGCATCTTCGAGCGATTTCAGCAGGCAGATGACTCCCTTACGCGCCCGTACGGTGGCTCGGGCGTGGGCCTGGCGTTGGTCAAAGAGCTCGTGCAGCTGCACCAAGGCCAGGTACGCGTCCAAAGCACGCTGGGCCAGGGAACTACCTTTGAAGTACGGCTTCGGCTGGGCTGCGCTCACTTAACGCCCGAGCAAATGGCCCAGCCCACGGCAGCCGAAGTGCCGGCAACTACTGCCCTGGCCGAGCGGCCCGGCCCAACCGAGCGGTCGGCCCGGACAGCAGCCGACACTTCCGGGAGCCGGCCCTTGGTACTTATTGTGGAAGACCACCCCGACATGCGTCAGTACCTGCGCACCTGCCTGGCGGCCGACTACCGCGTGCTGCTCGCTCCCGATGGGCCGGCTGGCCTGGCAGCAGCCCATACCCACAACCCCGACCTGGTTGTGAGCGACCTGATGATGCCGGGCCTCGATGGCCTGGGTTTGTGCGAACGGCTGAAAGCCGATGAAGCTACCAGCCACATTCCGGTGGTGCTGCTCACGGCCCGCACCACCGACGAAAGCCGGCTGGCCGGCCTGGAGCTGGGCGCCGACGACTACCTCACCAAGCCTTTCCGCCCGGTTGAGCTGCGGGCCAGGGTGCGCAACCTCATTCAGCAGCGGCAGCTGCTGCGGCGGCGCTTCGGGCAGGAAATGACGTTGCAGCCCCGCGATATCGCCATTACCTCGGTCGATGCGCACTTTCTGACCAGGGCGCTGGAGGTGGTAGAAGCGCACCTGGCCGACCCCGATTTTAGCGTTGACCAATTTGCCGATGCGCTGCACCTGAGCCGGATGCAGCTGCACCGCAAGCTCAAAGCACTGGCCGACCAGCCCGCTACCGAGTTTATTCGCACCGTGCGGCTACGCCGGGCCGCACAGCTGCTGGCTGCCACAGCCGGCAATGTCGGCGAAGTGTGCTACCAGGTAGGCTTCCAGCATTTATCCTATTTTACCAAGTGCTTTCGGGAGCTGTATGGCTACCCGCCGTCAGAACACGCTGCCCGCCAGGCGGCCCTCACGGAGTAG
- a CDS encoding OmpA family protein → MKNLYHTALALLLLGAAPGAHAQFRLPDIGSRVQNAVNNRLSQRTDQAINKGLDKTESAATSAAKGTGSSPAATEAAGSPAPASGEHLTSRYDFVPGTKIIFEDRLAGEQLGEFPARWELLDGSAEVLSASGQPAIAIARNADISPLIKEANYLPAAFTLEMDVFLLPSQRMFVWLWDERKHHQEVNGELGYLQITEKGITMPDKNLGQETLTETVPAGSWHHLALAFNQRSLKGYLDQSRLLNVPDVHGKPTGLTIGARPIYGDTKPLLVRNVRLAEGGKDLYARLMTDGRIVSHDILFDPGQAVIKPSSQPALTQLTSLLQSQPALRFTIEGHTDSDGDAAANLKLSQARAEAVRAALLKAGISADRLTAKGLGETKPLDPSNTAAAKAQNRRVEFVKI, encoded by the coding sequence ATGAAAAATCTATATCATACCGCTTTAGCACTCCTGCTGCTTGGCGCAGCGCCGGGCGCCCACGCCCAGTTCCGGCTACCTGATATCGGCTCCCGCGTGCAGAATGCGGTGAACAATCGCCTTAGCCAGCGCACTGACCAGGCCATTAACAAAGGTCTCGACAAAACCGAAAGCGCGGCTACCTCGGCCGCCAAGGGCACAGGAAGCAGCCCGGCCGCCACCGAGGCGGCGGGTAGCCCAGCGCCGGCCAGCGGTGAGCACCTGACTTCCCGCTACGACTTTGTGCCCGGCACCAAAATTATTTTTGAAGACCGGCTGGCCGGCGAGCAACTGGGCGAGTTTCCGGCCCGCTGGGAGCTGCTCGACGGCAGCGCCGAAGTACTGAGCGCGAGCGGGCAGCCAGCAATTGCCATCGCCCGTAATGCCGACATCAGCCCGCTTATCAAGGAGGCCAACTATCTGCCAGCGGCGTTTACGCTGGAGATGGACGTATTTCTGCTGCCCTCCCAACGCATGTTTGTGTGGCTGTGGGACGAGCGCAAGCACCACCAGGAGGTGAATGGCGAGCTGGGATACCTGCAAATCACGGAAAAAGGCATTACAATGCCCGATAAAAACCTGGGACAGGAAACCCTGACCGAAACGGTGCCGGCCGGCAGCTGGCATCACCTCGCGCTGGCTTTCAACCAGCGCAGCCTTAAAGGCTACCTCGACCAGAGCCGCTTGCTGAACGTGCCCGATGTGCACGGCAAGCCGACGGGCCTTACCATCGGGGCCCGGCCCATCTACGGCGATACCAAGCCACTACTGGTACGCAATGTGCGGCTGGCCGAGGGTGGCAAAGACCTGTATGCCCGCCTCATGACCGATGGCCGCATCGTAAGCCACGATATTTTGTTTGACCCTGGCCAGGCGGTTATCAAGCCAAGCTCGCAGCCCGCTCTCACCCAGCTGACAAGCCTGCTGCAAAGCCAGCCAGCGCTTCGCTTCACCATCGAAGGCCATACCGACTCGGATGGTGATGCCGCGGCCAATCTAAAACTGTCGCAGGCACGCGCTGAGGCCGTGCGGGCTGCCCTGCTCAAAGCAGGCATCTCCGCTGACCGCCTCACCGCCAAGGGCCTGGGAGAAACCAAGCCGCTCGACCCCAGCAATACCGCCGCAGCCAAGGCCCAGAATCGCCGCGTCGAGTTTGTAAAAATTTAG
- a CDS encoding (Fe-S)-binding protein: protein MLQPILFALLLLAAFGLFTWQVRKIRANILVGRDRDMSGHFGERLNKTLLVAFGQQKMFKRLTPALLHLVVYVGFIVINIEVIEIIIDGLFGTHRFLSFLGPVYSALMAVNETLAALVIVAVAAFWWRRNHRPPVQRFTGVELRMWPKLDANIILYIEVALMLALFFMNSADIRLHQLEGKGLPGAFPVSHFLSGLLTTSDVGTLEVLERAGWWIHITGILLFLNYLPSSKHFHILAAFPNVWYSRLVPQGQFSNVDSITHEVKAMMDPSYIVPAPATNPDGSAVAPTPFGAKDVEDLPWTALLNSYSCTECGRCTSVCPANLTGKLLSPRKIIMDTRDRVEEKYNSPLLFHPNVYGPEARHEPVTDLANATLLRGKVTPEELWACTTCNACVESCPVNINPLESIIEMRRFLVLEESAAPNSLNVMFSNIENNGAPWAFSPSDRLNWADELYVAEKVTT from the coding sequence ATGCTGCAACCCATTCTTTTCGCGCTGCTGTTGCTGGCAGCCTTCGGCCTGTTTACCTGGCAGGTCCGCAAAATTCGGGCGAATATCCTTGTGGGCCGCGACCGCGATATGAGCGGCCACTTCGGCGAGCGCCTCAACAAAACCCTGCTGGTGGCTTTTGGTCAGCAAAAAATGTTTAAGCGCCTTACGCCCGCGCTGCTGCACCTGGTGGTGTACGTGGGCTTCATCGTCATCAATATCGAGGTAATCGAGATTATTATCGATGGCTTGTTTGGCACGCACCGCTTCCTGAGCTTTCTGGGGCCGGTGTATAGCGCCCTGATGGCCGTGAATGAGACACTGGCGGCGCTGGTTATTGTGGCGGTAGCGGCGTTTTGGTGGCGGCGCAACCACCGCCCGCCGGTGCAGCGGTTTACCGGCGTGGAGCTACGCATGTGGCCTAAGCTCGATGCCAATATTATTCTCTATATAGAAGTAGCGCTTATGCTGGCGCTATTCTTCATGAACTCGGCCGATATTCGGCTGCACCAACTCGAAGGCAAGGGGCTGCCGGGCGCGTTCCCCGTCAGCCACTTCTTATCGGGCCTGCTCACGACCTCTGACGTGGGGACGCTGGAAGTGCTGGAGCGCGCCGGCTGGTGGATTCACATTACGGGCATCCTGCTGTTTCTCAATTACCTGCCCAGCTCCAAGCACTTCCACATACTGGCAGCTTTTCCGAACGTATGGTATTCGCGCCTGGTGCCGCAGGGGCAATTTTCCAATGTGGACAGCATTACCCACGAGGTGAAGGCCATGATGGACCCGAGCTACATAGTGCCGGCGCCGGCTACCAACCCCGACGGCTCGGCCGTGGCCCCGACGCCTTTTGGCGCCAAGGATGTGGAAGACCTGCCCTGGACGGCTCTGCTGAACTCGTACTCGTGCACCGAATGCGGGCGCTGCACCTCGGTATGCCCGGCCAACCTCACGGGCAAGCTGCTCTCGCCGCGCAAAATCATCATGGACACCCGCGACCGGGTGGAAGAGAAATATAATTCGCCGCTACTATTTCACCCCAACGTGTACGGCCCCGAAGCCAGGCACGAGCCCGTTACGGACCTGGCCAATGCTACGCTGCTGCGCGGCAAAGTAACGCCCGAGGAGTTGTGGGCCTGCACCACCTGCAACGCCTGCGTGGAAAGCTGCCCGGTGAATATCAACCCTTTGGAAAGTATTATCGAGATGCGCCGTTTTCTGGTATTGGAAGAGTCGGCCGCACCCAACTCGCTCAACGTCATGTTCTCCAACATCGAAAACAACGGTGCGCCCTGGGCCTTCTCGCCTTCCGACCGCCTCAACTGGGCCGACGAGCTGTACGTGGCGGAGAAGGTGACGACATAA
- a CDS encoding methionine aminotransferase has translation MLSSKLPDVGVSIFSRMTLLAQQTGALNLAQGFPDYDPPLVLREALARHALASGSHQYAPMPGLPRLRAAIAAQVGRLQPDAPAPDPDTEVTITAGATEALYGVLAAVVRPGDEVIILEPAYDLYGPAVRLQGGVPRYVRLPAPQFRPDWDDVRKALSPRTRLIMVNSPHNPSGAVFGAADWDALAALTEGTDILVLSDEVYEHLVFDGVLPGSARRHPRLRARSFVLSSFGKTYHATGWKVGYCLAPPALSAELRRVHQFVTFAVSTPTQHALADVLEADPADAHARGLAGFYQAKRDEFAAQLAGTGWGLLPVPGGYFQLASYAALSTLPDLAFAEELARQWGVAVVPVSAFYHDGYSTGLVRFCFAKGSAMLRLAGERLARPPLVPGR, from the coding sequence ATGCTTTCTTCCAAGCTACCTGATGTTGGGGTCAGTATTTTCAGCCGGATGACCTTGCTGGCCCAGCAGACTGGTGCGCTCAACCTGGCCCAGGGTTTTCCTGATTACGACCCGCCGCTGGTGCTGCGCGAGGCGTTGGCGCGCCATGCGCTGGCCAGCGGTAGCCATCAGTATGCGCCCATGCCGGGGCTGCCCCGCCTGAGAGCGGCCATTGCGGCGCAGGTAGGCCGCTTGCAGCCCGATGCGCCTGCCCCCGACCCCGACACCGAGGTAACCATCACGGCCGGGGCTACGGAGGCGCTCTATGGCGTACTGGCCGCCGTTGTGCGCCCCGGCGATGAGGTGATTATTCTGGAGCCGGCCTATGACCTGTATGGACCGGCTGTGCGCCTGCAGGGTGGGGTGCCGCGCTACGTGCGCCTGCCGGCTCCGCAGTTCCGGCCCGATTGGGACGACGTGCGCAAGGCGCTGTCGCCCCGCACCCGGCTCATTATGGTGAATAGCCCGCACAACCCCAGCGGCGCGGTGTTTGGGGCTGCCGACTGGGACGCGCTGGCGGCTCTCACTGAGGGCACCGATATACTGGTGCTCTCCGATGAAGTGTATGAGCACCTGGTGTTTGACGGCGTACTGCCGGGCAGCGCGCGCCGGCATCCGAGGTTGCGGGCGCGTAGCTTTGTGCTGTCGTCGTTTGGCAAAACCTACCACGCTACCGGCTGGAAGGTGGGCTACTGCCTAGCTCCGCCCGCCCTCAGTGCCGAGCTGCGGCGGGTGCATCAGTTCGTGACCTTCGCCGTAAGCACCCCCACGCAGCACGCCCTGGCCGATGTGCTGGAAGCCGACCCTGCCGATGCGCACGCCCGCGGCCTGGCCGGGTTTTATCAGGCTAAGCGCGACGAGTTTGCGGCCCAGCTGGCCGGCACCGGCTGGGGGCTGCTGCCGGTGCCGGGCGGCTACTTTCAGCTGGCCAGCTATGCAGCGCTTTCTACCCTGCCCGACCTGGCTTTTGCCGAAGAGCTGGCCCGGCAGTGGGGCGTGGCAGTAGTGCCGGTGTCGGCATTTTACCACGATGGCTACTCTACTGGTCTGGTGCGCTTTTGCTTTGCCAAAGGCTCGGCGATGCTGCGCCTGGCCGGTGAGCGCCTGGCCCGGCCACCTTTAGTGCCAGGGCGTTAG
- a CDS encoding (Fe-S)-binding protein yields the protein MTPTSSPAAPAKRQLTVPTVADLAAQGKSPEILFWVGCAGAFDDRYKRVTRAFARILEHVGTNYAVLGLEESCTGDPAKRAGNEFLFQMQAMQNITTMNGYGIKKIVTACPHCFNTIKNEYPALGGEYEVIHHSTYLQELINEGKVAVKGGESFKGRRITFHDSCYLGRANNIYEAPRDVLAALDADLVEMKRSRANGLCCGAGGAQMWKEPEPGKKDINIERTEEALATLSGAAAALDNLRGVETERPAPGQHELQGSIIAVGCPFCMTMMSDGVKNKEQEGIVQVFDLAELVASAEGINA from the coding sequence ATGACGCCTACCTCCTCCCCTGCTGCACCGGCCAAGCGCCAGCTTACCGTGCCCACTGTGGCCGACCTGGCCGCCCAGGGCAAGTCGCCTGAAATTCTATTCTGGGTGGGCTGCGCCGGCGCTTTTGATGACCGCTACAAGCGCGTGACGCGCGCTTTCGCCCGCATTCTGGAGCACGTGGGCACCAACTACGCCGTGCTGGGCCTCGAAGAAAGCTGCACCGGTGACCCGGCCAAGCGGGCCGGCAACGAGTTTTTGTTTCAGATGCAGGCCATGCAAAACATCACGACGATGAATGGCTACGGCATCAAGAAAATCGTGACGGCCTGCCCGCACTGCTTCAATACCATCAAAAACGAATATCCGGCGCTGGGTGGTGAATACGAGGTAATTCACCACAGCACCTACCTGCAAGAGCTTATCAACGAGGGCAAAGTAGCGGTGAAGGGCGGCGAAAGCTTCAAGGGCCGCCGCATCACGTTTCACGACTCGTGCTACCTGGGCCGCGCCAACAACATTTACGAAGCCCCGCGCGACGTACTGGCGGCCCTCGACGCCGACCTGGTGGAGATGAAGCGTAGCCGCGCCAACGGCCTGTGCTGCGGCGCCGGCGGCGCCCAGATGTGGAAAGAGCCCGAGCCCGGCAAAAAGGATATCAACATCGAGCGCACCGAGGAGGCGCTGGCCACGCTGAGCGGCGCCGCGGCGGCGCTGGATAACCTGCGCGGCGTCGAAACCGAGCGCCCCGCGCCCGGCCAGCACGAGCTGCAGGGTAGTATCATTGCCGTGGGCTGTCCTTTCTGCATGACCATGATGAGCGACGGCGTGAAAAACAAGGAACAGGAAGGTATCGTGCAGGTATTTGACCTGGCCGAGCTGGTGGCCAGCGCCGAAGGCATCAACGCCTGA
- a CDS encoding PAS domain-containing protein codes for MAEFAAPSFDDLPVAYPPDELLWAMLEVSLTGMALYSPIRDAGGVIVDFTIDLLNPAAQRILKQPARPGGTYLHYYPHTLETGVFAFHRDTFEAGGPARLDVNYQGDSLDNYFRLSACRVGQGLLVSFTDTADESRSAVEVALRQSQVSERAARAEAESQRQQLYSLLQQAPVAFAYLEGPEHIITLANPLVCRLWDRQPEEVIGLPLLVALPEIQGQGFDQLLAEVLRTAQPFHGTEVPAVLKRQGQLETAYVTFTYQPQRSDDGTVTGIVVVAIEVTEQVRARQLVEEQARQTNQLNEELAAANEELQAANEEIRASTDELLVAQHELRQLNEVLEARVAKRTQALVEALEETQRQREQVAVQENRLQQILRQVPAAVATLAGPHHHYTFFNTSFQALTGHRPRLGAALGEVLPELLEQSMGELLDQVYASGEPVSGAERPLWLQNAAEAEPEQRYVDFSFQPLLDAQQQTTGILIFIVDTTDKVHNRQQAQAAQAEATAAAERLAAQRQAFYHVFEQTSALIFIARGAQHFIEYVNPAYQELFPDRVLMGRATAEAIPAAVTGGFITLLDQVYQTGSPYFGNEVPVVVYDAEGRPSTRYLNFTYQADRENGEIVGVSSFAFDISEQVVARRQQLEQQAQLADLFAQAPVAIAIMRGAHYVIEVANPLMAQIWGRTPAQVVGRELLEVLPEVRDQGFMELLDQVMATGEAFVAQEVSALLEREGSLKQVYLNFVYQPLRDAQGLITSVAVVATEVSEQVAARQQVSLSNQRLTAANEQLIRTNADLDNFIYIASHDLREPIGNIEGLVTALREELDQVADLTNITPLLTMMQRAIERFQRTIGDLTEVTKLQKAYEQPGAAAIDLAALVEAVRLDLQPQLVATAGKLSVDVAACPRVAFSEKNLRSVIYNLLSNAFKYRHPHRRPLVRLRSYAAGAYSVIEVQDNGLGLDENQQRQLFGLFQRLHSHVEGTGIGLYMVKKILDNAGGRIEVASQLGVGSTFRLYFP; via the coding sequence ATGGCCGAATTTGCTGCTCCCTCTTTCGACGATTTACCTGTAGCATACCCGCCCGATGAGCTGCTGTGGGCAATGCTTGAGGTCTCGCTTACCGGCATGGCCCTGTACTCGCCCATTCGGGACGCCGGCGGCGTCATCGTCGATTTTACCATCGACCTGCTAAATCCGGCGGCGCAGCGCATTCTGAAGCAGCCGGCGCGGCCGGGCGGCACCTACCTGCACTACTATCCGCACACGCTGGAAACAGGCGTATTTGCCTTTCACCGTGATACGTTTGAGGCTGGTGGCCCGGCGCGTCTGGATGTCAACTATCAGGGCGACAGCCTGGATAACTATTTCCGGCTGTCGGCGTGCCGGGTAGGGCAGGGGCTGCTCGTGAGCTTCACCGACACTGCCGACGAGTCGCGCTCGGCCGTAGAAGTGGCCCTGCGCCAGAGCCAGGTAAGCGAGCGGGCCGCCCGGGCCGAAGCCGAAAGCCAGCGCCAGCAGCTCTATAGCCTGTTGCAGCAGGCTCCCGTAGCTTTTGCGTACCTGGAAGGCCCTGAGCACATTATTACCCTGGCTAACCCCCTGGTTTGCCGCTTGTGGGACCGCCAGCCCGAGGAGGTAATTGGCTTGCCGCTGCTAGTGGCCCTGCCCGAGATTCAGGGCCAGGGGTTCGACCAGCTGCTGGCCGAGGTGCTGCGCACGGCGCAGCCTTTTCATGGCACAGAAGTGCCGGCCGTGCTGAAGCGCCAGGGGCAGCTCGAAACCGCCTACGTTACGTTTACCTACCAGCCCCAGCGCAGCGACGATGGCACCGTGACGGGTATTGTGGTGGTGGCAATTGAGGTAACCGAGCAGGTGCGGGCCCGCCAGCTGGTAGAAGAGCAGGCGCGCCAGACAAACCAGCTAAATGAGGAGCTGGCGGCTGCCAATGAAGAGCTACAAGCTGCTAATGAAGAAATACGAGCCAGTACCGACGAGCTGCTGGTTGCCCAGCACGAGCTGCGACAACTAAATGAGGTGCTGGAGGCCCGCGTAGCCAAGCGCACGCAAGCCCTGGTTGAGGCGCTAGAAGAAACCCAGCGCCAGCGCGAGCAGGTGGCGGTTCAGGAAAATCGGCTTCAGCAAATACTGAGGCAGGTGCCGGCCGCCGTGGCTACCCTGGCCGGTCCTCACCACCACTACACTTTTTTCAATACCAGCTTCCAGGCCCTTACCGGGCACCGGCCACGCCTGGGAGCTGCCCTGGGCGAAGTATTGCCCGAGTTGCTTGAGCAAAGCATGGGGGAGCTGCTCGACCAGGTATATGCGAGCGGCGAGCCGGTATCGGGTGCAGAGCGCCCCTTGTGGCTACAAAACGCCGCCGAAGCTGAGCCCGAGCAGCGCTACGTTGATTTTAGCTTTCAGCCACTGCTCGATGCCCAGCAGCAGACCACTGGTATTCTGATATTTATTGTCGATACGACCGATAAGGTACACAACCGCCAGCAGGCCCAGGCCGCCCAGGCCGAAGCTACGGCTGCCGCCGAGCGGCTGGCGGCGCAGCGCCAGGCATTTTACCACGTATTTGAGCAGACATCGGCCCTTATTTTTATTGCGCGGGGCGCGCAGCACTTTATTGAGTACGTCAATCCGGCCTACCAAGAATTGTTTCCCGACCGCGTACTCATGGGCCGGGCTACGGCCGAGGCCATTCCGGCCGCCGTTACCGGCGGCTTTATTACCTTGCTCGACCAGGTGTACCAGACCGGAAGCCCCTACTTCGGCAATGAGGTGCCCGTGGTGGTATACGACGCGGAAGGCCGGCCCTCTACACGCTACCTGAACTTTACGTATCAGGCCGACCGTGAAAACGGGGAGATTGTCGGCGTGTCGTCGTTTGCCTTCGACATAAGCGAGCAGGTAGTTGCCCGCCGGCAGCAGCTGGAGCAGCAGGCCCAGCTGGCCGACCTGTTTGCCCAGGCCCCGGTTGCCATTGCCATCATGCGCGGCGCGCACTACGTTATCGAAGTAGCCAACCCGCTGATGGCCCAAATCTGGGGGCGCACGCCGGCCCAGGTAGTTGGCCGCGAATTGCTGGAGGTGCTGCCCGAAGTGCGCGACCAGGGATTTATGGAGCTTCTCGACCAGGTGATGGCGACCGGCGAGGCCTTTGTGGCTCAGGAGGTAAGCGCCCTGCTTGAGCGCGAAGGCAGTCTGAAGCAAGTGTACCTCAACTTTGTATACCAGCCCTTACGTGATGCGCAAGGGCTGATTACGAGTGTGGCGGTAGTAGCTACCGAAGTAAGTGAGCAAGTGGCCGCCCGCCAGCAGGTATCGCTATCTAATCAACGCCTTACTGCTGCCAATGAGCAGCTTATTCGTACCAATGCCGACCTCGACAACTTTATTTACATCGCCTCACACGATTTGCGGGAGCCTATCGGCAACATCGAGGGCCTGGTAACCGCGTTGCGCGAAGAGCTGGACCAGGTAGCCGACCTCACTAATATTACGCCGCTGCTGACCATGATGCAGCGCGCCATAGAGCGCTTTCAGCGTACCATCGGTGACCTGACGGAGGTTACCAAGCTGCAAAAAGCGTACGAGCAGCCTGGCGCTGCTGCTATCGACCTGGCCGCGCTGGTTGAGGCCGTGCGGCTCGATTTGCAGCCCCAGCTGGTTGCCACTGCGGGGAAGCTTTCGGTGGATGTGGCGGCCTGCCCTCGCGTAGCTTTTTCGGAAAAAAACCTGCGCAGTGTTATTTACAACCTACTCAGCAATGCTTTTAAGTACCGCCACCCTCACCGCCGGCCGCTGGTGCGCCTGCGCAGCTACGCAGCTGGTGCCTACAGCGTGATAGAAGTACAGGACAACGGCCTGGGCCTCGACGAAAACCAGCAGCGCCAGCTATTCGGCTTGTTTCAGCGCCTGCACAGCCACGTAGAGGGCACGGGCATCGGGCTCTATATGGTCAAGAAAATACTGGACAACGCCGGCGGCCGCATAGAGGTGGCCAGCCAACTGGGTGTGGGGTCCACTTTTCGGCTGTACTTTCCGTAA